The Neoarius graeffei isolate fNeoGra1 chromosome 10, fNeoGra1.pri, whole genome shotgun sequence sequence aagtgatatgcgctgggatcacacacacagcggctcagtcccgaatcacagcttgtgcacttcactcgcgcgctctgtgagctgcgcagggccggagtgcgcaccctccagagggcactcgctgttcagggcggagtgatttggagcgcaggatgcctgcggagccgagcgtatccgtgtattggtgttgctgtgtgcacgcaaatcgtgtattggtgttgctgtgtgcacactaatcgttttaaaaacgttaatctgatgatccgctgatacggtcgaatgtaaacatgggctaaagagctcaactgttttcagctgtgctaacatgattgtacaagggttttctaatcatccattagccttctgaggcaatgagcaaacacattgtaccattagaacactggagtgagagttgctgtaaatgggcctctatacacctatggagatattgcaccaaaaaccagacatttgcagctagaatagtcatttaccacattagcaatggatagagtggatttctgattagtttaaagtgatcttcattgaaaagaacagtgcttttctttcaaaaataaggacatttcaaagtgaccccaaacttttgaacggtagtgtatgtagagAAGCACTGTAGTGTACACAACACGGATatagcattaaaaaaaacaaacaaacaagaaaaaacacccaaCACCAGTTTGCTTGTTTTATCACTTGCTTTATGTTAGGGTTTGGGAAAGCAGCAGGAGTCGACAGTAATGTGAGCGACCTGTACAGAGACGAGGCAGAAGGACAGTCAGTGCAAACCTGCTTTACTACCTACCGCAGCGCACGTCAATAAATATGCATCTATAATGAAAGGCGAGGACAAGAAGATTTGGCTGTTTATACTGTTAGCGCGAACAAAAGGTGAGCCAGAACGCAAACCTGTAAAGTGTGAATGAGGTAAGGAAAGTGAAACGTTTGGCATGCGTACGGTACACTCGTTTCCAACCGACGTCCAAAAAACGTGTGATACTGAacacggaaaaaaaaaatcctcgtttTTGCTTGCAGCAGTCAGTTTTGCATATACAGCAGGTTATACAGAGGCTGATGCTTTTCTCCCGTTCTGTCCCGTTAAGTCTGATTAGCAGCACGCGGCCGTTCTCCTGTTTACGTCACCGTCCCGTGAAGCTGGAGCACGTCGTCCCGGTGTGTGTCGTCCAGTGTTTTAACTGCTGTGTTTGTGTGGCTACATTAATTATTCCAGTGTTATAGTACTGAGAGAGATATATAGTGTGATTTCTATAGACTGCttatgtcttgtgtgtgtgtgtgtgtgtgtgtgtgtgtattggttggaatcagtgtgtgtgtgtgagagttaaacAGTTCTGTCAGCGCCTGATGGTTTGCGCACCACCTTCTCTCCGCTAACCTGATCCACAGCAAGCGTCTCCACTTCTGCGGGTGGGCGATGAATCCTGTGTGCCACTCCGATGTGGGCGGAGCCTCGTTGCTGCCTGGGGCTCGGAGGCACAGGAGCATGGGTGGGGCTTGTTGCGGATGCGATAGGTGGGATTACCGGGGGTCGTTCACGTACCACTGGCTGTGCGTCAGTGTTAGAGGGCGTGTCTCGGGCCTGCAGGAACGGTGCGGGGTCGGGCATCGTTCCCGTGGCATCTCTGAGGACGATTCTTCGACCGTCGGCTGCGCCCACCCTGTAGAGCTCCGTGTACTCGCAGTGCAGAGGCTGTGACAGGCTTTTGCGCATGCGCCTACGCGGCGTGTCCGGCTGCTTGCTTGCTCCGTTGGTGGGCGAGTCGAGCCTCGGCTCGGCCGGCGGGGACGGCTTAAAGGCAGCTCCGCCCTCTAAAAGGCGTTTCTTGGTGGCGTGGAGCTGCGCCGTGAGGAAGGCGATGGTGCCGGCTCTCTGCTCCAGTTCCCCGGATAACACGGCCAGCCGGTGGCTCTTGAGCTTCAGCTCGTCCAGGTACTTCTTCTCGCGCTCGCGGATCGTGTTCTCCAACACCGAGATCATAGCGTTCTTCTGCTCGAGCTCACGCAGCAGCTCGCTGTTCTCCTGCTCTTTGGCCTTCAACTGCTCCTCCAGCTCCTCACAGCGACGCTGGAGCTCTCTGCAACGTGCCTCGCCATCATctgccacacacacaaacacaaacagaaaGGTTTTAGCGTGCTCATTTCCTCTTCCTTAAACCTTCCTAAAAAATTCTGCACTTCTATTAAAATGTCTTTTTGTAGAACACGTTCGTGAACCTTCAGTTGAACATATTTGTCAAAAAAGATTCCAGGGACCTCTGGACCTTTTTTTTTACCTCCTTTGACACGATTTCTCTCATGTTTCTCTCAGACCTCTATTGCTGAGGATAAAGAATGAAGTGTTGTATTTACACTATATTCACTCATCTTCAGTAAGGGTTTTAGATCCTTGGTCAGGGTcacatcctgggaacactgggcatcAAATAGGAACGCATCCTGAATGAGACGCCATTCCACCACCAcaggacaccacacacacactgtcaccaaTTCACCTCCTGGCATGTTTTTAGGAggtaggaggaaaccggagaacccagatgAAACCCATGCGGCCACAAACTCGATTAGCTACCCGCTGGACCAAGAATAAATACagctacatattttaaacatataCATGCAATTCCCTCATCAGTGTTCATTATAAAGTCACACAAGTGGCTGTGTGTATTACCTGATGCTGTGACACAAAGACGTTCCTTGGAGCAGGTATAACGACCCTACCCTGCCGCAACtcgttatgtaattactgatcaTAATTAAGCATTAAAAATGCATTATCTCACTGAATGAGATGGTCACCTCGCTCCAGCTCCTGACATCAATCATCATTTAAACACTGGGGGGAAAACAAGATGCTGTTTCTACACTGAGCCTGTAGAGGGCGATGCTGACTTCCCTGAAGAAACCCACTTTCATCGTGTCTCCTCGACTCCGCCCTCTCATGACCTTCAGCCCTCGGCGACCCAGAAACAGAACGACTTCTGACATCAGTCGAGACGTCTTCAATTCTGATtactgaaaataataataataataataataataataataataataataatattcagcgaACTACTGCAGCGAATGAAACAGAAAATATTTTATACTTGTTATGACAAATAACTTGGAAAtacactagcctgggcccgcccatcctaagtgtgacgcaacacgggggcctgttgcgaacttagtctggcaaggcaagctatctccagctcttccaagctcccgaaaaatcgggagccaatcaactttgagcatctccaacggccctgggtagaggcgtgttcaaggcactgatgtagtagaactgcgaccggaagccacagattgtttacagaatctatgccggaagcgcttcattcactagaaacattacgaacatggagcagcggcaagcctttgacacagcggtagatgctgtattgaaaacattcaacgggaagttctcattgaaaacggagcaaagagcagccctggaggtatttatcttcttcctgttactcaagcagtttccgtcgcgtcacatacatcagaggaaagagtgatgtgattggtttaagcttcgtcacagccttttctggcttcgaccagtagcaaactgaggcatttcagggaggcgggtcaaccacgcgctttgggaaacggttgggcttaatatctttgccagaccaaatgctcgcagagttttgaagttgcgttagccagactagaaatACACATATTTTGAAATCGAGTGATAATTAGATCCAGCTTTACAAACACACAAAATATAACGCCTGGTCACATGACACATCAACACAACGCACGTGTCACCTGTTTCAGAAGTACGAACGTCATTCTATCCATTCTATTCTATCCCTAAAACCCAGTGACCCCCATGCTTTTAAACAGCTACTAAACTGCCTTGAGGACATCAAAGCATGGATGGCCCTAAATTTCTTAAGTTTCAATGAAAGTAAAACTGAGGTCCTAGTCTTCTGGCCCAGTGCCACCTCTGACCCCCTCCATGACCTAGGCCCACTCGAACCCATTGTAAAAGACACAGCGGAAAACCTTGGTGTAATTTTAGATTCATTTTTTAATATGGAGAAGCAAATCAACATGGTTGTTAAGTTGAGTTTTATCAACTAAGGCTTTTATCCAAGGTTAAGCCTTTTTTATCttttatggcgtattcacacctacgttgtttggtccggaccaaacgaccaaacgaaccaaatttcccttggtccggaccttttgggttggtctgaatacaaaccaccgaactctggtccggaccaaacaagcggaccgagaccgagctgcaaggtcggactcggtccggaccaaaggaaccctggtgcggatcttttggaggtgtgaaagcagaccggacctaatccgacagttttgcttttttgtacctcgggagcttccgtcgtttgtcgagcattatgggaaacagagtcttgacactccaccgcaaagtgcaaacactgtttcggttgtcaagggaaccttacaacagtcgttcagtcattcagaccagtggtaggctagactacagagtacaaaaaatgagtagggggcaaacgtgggccgaggaagaaacgcgtacccttgtggatatatgggcagatgtccacatatctgagcttttggagagaacacacaaaaatgccgacatgtttgctgtattcagtgagaaaatgaaggagaaggggttcacgtgctccccagaacaatgtcggctaaaagtgaagaaactccgtcagacctacattaaaatcagggacgttctttcaaaaagtggcggtactcgcgacgcaaaaaagaaattcatctattgcgtgaagagccagaactgtcacaacatgatgtgcgctcatcagcgctatcctccgtagccgccttgccctttgtcgtcgtcgttgataaattacttgtacaacagcatagtaatcgcacaattgtgaaaacagtaaaaactggaaaaaacaaatagctttgatgacattaaaaagaataacagcacg is a genomic window containing:
- the ccdc92 gene encoding coiled-coil domain-containing protein 92; this encodes MASENVTLENQLHSAQKNLLFLQQDHANTLKGLHAEIRRLQQHCTDLTYELTCWSSDPNDDGEARCRELQRRCEELEEQLKAKEQENSELLRELEQKNAMISVLENTIREREKKYLDELKLKSHRLAVLSGELEQRAGTIAFLTAQLHATKKRLLEGGAAFKPSPPAEPRLDSPTNGASKQPDTPRRRMRKSLSQPLHCEYTELYRVGAADGRRIVLRDATGTMPDPAPFLQARDTPSNTDAQPVVRERPPVIPPIASATSPTHAPVPPSPRQQRGSAHIGVAHRIHRPPAEVETLAVDQVSGEKVVRKPSGADRTV